In Mercurialis annua linkage group LG6, ddMerAnnu1.2, whole genome shotgun sequence, the following are encoded in one genomic region:
- the LOC126686674 gene encoding 60S ribosomal protein L37a, which yields MTKRTKKAGIVGKYGTRYGASLRKQIKKMEVSQHSKFFCEFCGKYAVKRKAVGIWGCKDCGKVKAGGAYTLNTASAVTVRSTIRRLREQTES from the exons ATG ACGAAGAGGACCAAGAAGGCCGGTATTGTGGGCAAGTATG GCACCCGTTATGGTGCAAGTTTGCGAAAGCAAATTAAGAAGATGGAAGTGAGTCAGCATAGCAAGTTCTTCTGCGAGTTTTGCGGGAAG TACGCAGTGAAAAGAAAGGCTGTGGGTATCTGGGGATGCAAAGACTGCGGCAAAGTTAAAGCAGGAGGTGCTTACACCTTGAA TACTGCTAGTGCTGTGACTGTCAGGAGTACCATTCGAAGACTTAGGGAGCAAACTGAGAGTTAG
- the LOC126686673 gene encoding metacaspase-1 has translation MNMLVDCYNCRTRLQLPPGAPSIRCAICQAITHIADPRAAPPPPSSYAPPPPPPLSSPSPYNHAPAGPPPNAHGRKKAVICGISYRYSRHELKGCLNDAKCMRHLLINKFHFPQDSILMLTEEETDPYRIPTLHNMRMALHWLVLGCQPGDSLLFHYSGHGSRQRNYNGDEVDGYDETLCPLDFETQGMIVDDEINATIVRPLPQGVKLHAIIDACHSGTVLDLPFLCRMNSSGQYVWEDHRPRSGMWKGTSGGEVVSFSGCDDHQTSADTSALSKITSTGAMTFCFIQAIERGHGTTYGSILNSMRAAIKSAGGGGGGMDLGGGTVTSLLTMLMTGGSSLGGGGGGGGLKQEPQLTSCQPFDVYTRPFTL, from the exons ATGAATATGCTCGTCGACTGCTACAATTGCCGGACTAGGCTTCAGCTCCCTCCCGGCGCTCCCTCCATTCGCTGTGCGATCTGCCAGGCTATTACTCACATCGCCGATCCtcgagctgctcctcctccgcCTTCTTCTTACGCTCCTCCACCTCCTCCTCCCCTGTCATCTCCTTCTCCCTACAATCACGCTCCGGCAGGACCTCCTCCAAACGCCCATGGAAGAAAAAAGGCGGTGATATGCGGCATATCGTATAGGTACTCGAGACATGAGCTCAAAGGTTGCTTAAACGACGCCAAATGTATGCGCCATCTTCTAATCAACAAGTTTCACTTTCCTCAAGATTCTATCTTAATGCTCACtg AAGAGGAAACGGACCCCTACAGAATTCCTACTTTACACAACATGAGGATGGCGTTACACTGGCTTGTACTAGGTTGTCAACCTGGAGACTCCCTGCTTTTTCATTACTCTGGCCATGGTTCCCGCCAAAGAAACTATAATGGCGACGAAGTTGATGGATATGATGAAACTCTATGCCCCCTTGATTTTGAAACACAGGGTATGATTGTTGATGATGAAATCAATGCAACAATTGTCAGACCGCTTCCGCAAGGTGTTAAGCTCCACGCTATAATCGACGCTTGTCATAGTGGCACCGTCTTGGATTTACCCTTCCTTTGCAGAATGAACAG TAGCGGTCAATATGTGTGGGAGGATCACCGTCCACGATCAGGCATGTGGAAAGGAACAAGTGGTGGAGAAGTCGTTTCCTTTAGTGGTTGTGATGATCATCAAACCTCTGCTGACACATCT GCTTTATCAAAGATAACATCTACAGGTGCAATGACATTTTGCTTCATTCAGGCCATTGAGCGGGGTCATGGAACTACATACGGAAGCATTCTCAATTCGATGCGTGCTGCTATTAAGAGTGcgggtggtggtggtggtggtatGGACCTTGGTGGTGGTACTGTAACATCTCTTCTCACCATGCTTATGACAGGTGGTAGTAGtcttggtggtggtggtggtggtggtggattAAAACAG GAGCCACAACTGACCTCCTGCCAGCCGTTTGATGTATACACGAGACCTTTTACTTTATGA